From a region of the Streptomyces tirandamycinicus genome:
- a CDS encoding succinate dehydrogenase iron-sulfur subunit: MATPVLDKPEAEAQDASPYITVTFRIRRFDPEVSAEAEWQDFQIEIDPKERVLDGLHKIKWDVDGTLTFRRSCAHGICGSDAMRINGKNRLACKTLIKDINPDKPITVEAIKGLTVLKDLVVDMEPFFQAYRDVMPFLVTTGNEPTRERLQSAEDRERFDDTTKCILCAACTSSCPVFWNDGQYFGPAAIVNAHRFIFDSRDEAGEQRLEILNDKDGVWRCRTTFNCTDACPRGIEVTKAIQEVKRALITRRF; encoded by the coding sequence ATGGCCACCCCCGTACTGGACAAGCCCGAGGCCGAGGCGCAGGACGCCTCGCCGTACATCACGGTCACGTTCCGGATCCGCCGCTTCGACCCCGAGGTCTCCGCCGAGGCCGAGTGGCAGGACTTCCAGATCGAGATCGATCCCAAGGAGCGCGTGCTCGACGGCCTCCACAAGATCAAGTGGGACGTCGACGGCACGCTGACCTTCCGGCGCTCCTGCGCCCACGGCATCTGCGGCTCCGACGCGATGCGGATCAACGGCAAGAACAGGCTCGCCTGCAAGACGCTGATCAAGGACATCAACCCTGACAAGCCCATCACGGTCGAGGCCATAAAGGGCCTCACGGTCCTCAAGGACCTGGTCGTGGACATGGAGCCGTTCTTCCAGGCGTACCGGGACGTCATGCCGTTCCTGGTCACCACCGGCAACGAGCCGACGCGCGAGCGGCTGCAGTCGGCCGAGGACCGCGAGCGGTTCGACGACACCACCAAGTGCATCCTGTGCGCCGCGTGCACATCGTCCTGCCCGGTGTTCTGGAACGACGGGCAGTACTTCGGCCCCGCGGCGATCGTCAACGCGCACCGCTTCATCTTCGACTCGCGTGACGAGGCGGGCGAGCAGCGCCTGGAGATCCTCAACGACAAGGACGGCGTGTGGCGCTGCCGCACGACGTTCAACTGCACGGACGCCTGCCCGCGCGGCATCGAGGTCACCAAGGCCATCCAGGAGGTCAAGCGCGCGCTGATCACCCGCCGCTTCTGA
- the sdhC gene encoding succinate dehydrogenase, cytochrome b556 subunit, whose product MPAGTLYRGREGMWSWVAHRVTGVLIFFFLFVHVLDTALVRVSPEAYDEVVATYKTPIVALLEYGLVAAILFHALNGLRVIAVDFWSKGPRYQKQMLWTVMGIWVVLMAGAVYPVLGHAARELFGS is encoded by the coding sequence GTGCCGGCTGGAACGCTGTACCGCGGCCGGGAAGGTATGTGGTCCTGGGTGGCTCACCGAGTCACCGGCGTCCTCATCTTCTTCTTCCTGTTCGTACACGTGCTGGACACGGCTCTCGTCCGTGTCTCCCCCGAGGCCTATGACGAGGTCGTCGCGACGTACAAGACGCCGATCGTCGCGCTGCTGGAGTACGGCCTGGTGGCCGCCATCCTCTTCCACGCGCTGAACGGCCTTCGCGTCATCGCCGTGGACTTCTGGTCCAAGGGCCCCCGCTACCAGAAGCAGATGCTCTGGACCGTCATGGGCATCTGGGTCGTCCTGATGGCCGGCGCCGTCTACCCGGTGCTCGGCCACGCCGCACGTGAACTGTTCGGGAGCTGA
- a CDS encoding succinate dehydrogenase hydrophobic membrane anchor subunit, translated as MSAETPSAIGAVEGAAYGPDNPAPYIEPPRKRTGRTPRSTRGNFEMAAWLFMRLSGVVLVVLVIGHLLIQLVLDGGVSKIGFAFVAGRWASPFWQTWDLLMLWLAMLHGANGLRTVINDYAERPNTRLWLKGLLYTATVFTILLGTLVIFTFDPNIR; from the coding sequence ATGTCCGCTGAGACCCCTTCCGCGATCGGCGCCGTCGAAGGCGCCGCCTACGGCCCCGACAACCCCGCGCCGTACATCGAGCCCCCGCGCAAGCGGACCGGCCGGACCCCCCGGTCGACCCGCGGCAACTTCGAGATGGCCGCATGGCTCTTCATGCGCCTCTCGGGCGTGGTCCTCGTCGTGCTGGTCATCGGCCACCTGCTGATCCAGCTCGTCCTGGACGGCGGCGTCTCCAAGATCGGCTTCGCGTTCGTCGCGGGCCGCTGGGCTTCGCCGTTCTGGCAGACCTGGGACCTGCTGATGCTGTGGCTGGCGATGCTGCACGGCGCCAACGGCCTGCGTACCGTCATCAACGACTACGCCGAGCGGCCGAACACGCGCCTGTGGCTCAAGGGCCTGCTGTACACCGCCACGGTGTTCACCATCCTTCTGGGCACGCTGGTGATCTTCACCTTCGACCCGAACATCCGCTAG
- the sdhA gene encoding succinate dehydrogenase flavoprotein subunit, with product MKIHKYDTVIVGAGGAGMRAAIEATKRSRTAVLTKLYPTRSHTGAAQGGMAAALANVEEDNWEWHTFDTVKGGDYLVDQDAAEILAKEAIDAVLDLEKMGLPFNRTPQGTIDQRRFGGHSRNHGEAPVRRSCYAADRTGHMILQTLYQNCVKEGVEFFNEFYVLDQLITEVDGVKHSAGVVAYELATGEIHVFQAKAVIYASGGTGKFFKVTSNAHTLTGDGQAACYRRGLPLEDMEFFQFHPTGIWRMGILLTEGARGEGGILRNKDGERFMEKYAPVMKDLASRDVVSRSIYTEIREGRGCGPEGDHVYLDLTHLPPEQLDAKLPDITEFARTYLGIEPYTDPIPIQPTAHYAMGGIPTNVEGEVLADNTTVVPGLYAAGEVACVSVHGANRLGTNSLLDINVFGKRAGIAAAEYAADAEWVDLPENPAVLVEEQVERLRHSTGGERVAELRRELQETMDANVMVFRTEQTIKTAVEKIAELRERYKSVSVQDKGKRFNTDLLEAIELGNLLDLAEVMAVSALARKESRGGHYREDFPNRDDVNFMRHTMAYREVGADGTETVRLDYKPVVQTRYQPMERKY from the coding sequence ATGAAGATTCACAAGTACGACACCGTCATCGTCGGCGCCGGCGGCGCCGGCATGCGCGCCGCCATCGAGGCGACGAAGCGCAGCCGTACCGCGGTGCTGACGAAGCTCTACCCGACCCGGTCCCACACGGGCGCCGCGCAGGGCGGTATGGCCGCCGCGCTGGCGAACGTGGAGGAGGACAACTGGGAGTGGCACACCTTCGACACGGTCAAGGGCGGTGACTACCTGGTCGACCAGGACGCCGCCGAGATCCTGGCGAAGGAGGCCATCGACGCCGTCCTGGACCTGGAGAAGATGGGCCTGCCGTTCAACCGGACGCCGCAGGGCACCATCGACCAGCGGCGCTTCGGCGGCCACTCCCGCAACCACGGCGAGGCCCCGGTCCGCCGGTCCTGCTACGCGGCGGACCGCACCGGGCACATGATCCTCCAGACGCTGTACCAGAACTGCGTCAAGGAGGGCGTGGAGTTCTTCAACGAGTTCTACGTCCTGGACCAGCTGATCACCGAGGTCGACGGGGTCAAGCACTCGGCCGGTGTGGTCGCGTACGAGCTGGCCACCGGCGAGATCCACGTCTTCCAGGCGAAGGCCGTCATCTACGCCTCCGGCGGCACCGGCAAGTTCTTCAAGGTGACCTCCAACGCGCACACCCTCACCGGCGACGGCCAGGCGGCCTGCTACCGGCGCGGCCTGCCGCTGGAGGACATGGAGTTCTTCCAGTTCCACCCGACGGGCATCTGGCGCATGGGCATCCTCCTCACCGAGGGCGCCCGCGGCGAGGGCGGCATCCTCCGCAACAAGGACGGCGAGCGCTTCATGGAGAAGTACGCGCCCGTCATGAAGGACCTCGCCTCCCGCGACGTCGTCTCCCGCTCCATCTACACGGAGATCCGCGAGGGCCGCGGCTGCGGTCCCGAGGGCGACCACGTCTACCTGGACCTGACGCACCTCCCGCCGGAGCAGCTGGACGCCAAGCTCCCGGACATCACCGAGTTCGCGCGTACCTACCTCGGCATCGAGCCCTACACGGACCCCATCCCGATCCAGCCGACCGCGCACTACGCCATGGGCGGCATCCCGACCAACGTCGAGGGCGAGGTCCTGGCGGACAACACCACCGTGGTGCCGGGCCTGTACGCCGCGGGCGAGGTCGCCTGCGTATCCGTGCACGGCGCCAACCGCCTCGGCACCAACTCGCTCCTGGACATCAACGTCTTCGGCAAGCGCGCCGGCATCGCCGCCGCCGAGTACGCGGCGGACGCCGAATGGGTCGACCTGCCGGAGAACCCGGCCGTCCTGGTCGAGGAGCAGGTCGAGCGCCTGCGGCACTCCACCGGCGGCGAGCGGGTCGCCGAGCTGCGCCGCGAGCTGCAGGAGACGATGGACGCCAACGTGATGGTGTTCCGTACGGAGCAGACCATCAAGACGGCCGTCGAGAAGATCGCCGAGCTGCGCGAGCGCTACAAGAGCGTGTCCGTCCAGGACAAGGGCAAGCGGTTCAACACGGACCTGCTGGAGGCCATCGAGCTGGGCAACCTGCTCGACCTGGCCGAGGTCATGGCCGTCTCCGCCCTGGCCCGCAAGGAGTCGCGCGGCGGTCACTACCGCGAGGACTTCCCGAACCGCGACGACGTCAACTTCATGCGCCACACCATGGCGTACCGCGAGGTCGGCGCCGACGGCACCGAGACCGTGCGTCTCGACTACAAGCCCGTCGTCCAGACCCGCTACCAGCCGATGGAGCGTAAGTACTGA